The following coding sequences are from one Formosa haliotis window:
- a CDS encoding DUF1853 family protein, which translates to MTENEKQYHGYFNTPLLWTGKNSLELEQFKIPNSNFSNLNIRVEEGLRLGKLVEQFVFFELNQCKNIDFLAENLQIQKDKTTLGEIDCILRHHNTLYHIEIVYKFYLYDPKVGQTEFEHWIGPNRKDSFIEKINKLKHKQLPLLYKQETQNQLEALGISTKQLQQRVLFKAQLFLPLTALKDVFKELNPDCVTGFYISYSEVHLLSTCKFFIPKKVNWLCDIETQIPWLSFSNFLLRLEPLIAKQIAPLCWIKYPNGITKKCFVVWWT; encoded by the coding sequence ATGACAGAAAATGAAAAACAATATCACGGGTATTTCAATACACCACTGCTATGGACGGGGAAAAACAGTTTAGAATTAGAGCAATTTAAAATACCTAATTCTAACTTTTCAAATCTAAATATTCGGGTTGAAGAAGGCCTTCGTTTAGGTAAACTTGTAGAACAATTTGTGTTTTTCGAATTAAACCAGTGTAAAAACATCGACTTTTTAGCCGAAAACCTTCAAATTCAGAAAGATAAAACAACTTTAGGTGAAATAGATTGTATTTTAAGGCACCACAACACCCTTTACCATATAGAAATAGTTTATAAGTTTTATTTATACGATCCAAAAGTTGGACAAACTGAGTTTGAGCATTGGATTGGTCCCAATAGAAAAGACAGCTTTATTGAAAAAATTAACAAACTAAAACACAAGCAATTACCACTTCTCTACAAACAGGAAACCCAAAATCAATTAGAAGCCTTAGGAATTTCAACTAAACAACTTCAACAACGCGTTTTGTTTAAAGCTCAATTATTTTTACCACTTACGGCTTTAAAAGATGTTTTTAAAGAGCTAAACCCTGATTGTGTTACAGGGTTTTATATTTCTTATTCTGAGGTGCATCTTTTAAGCACTTGTAAATTTTTTATACCCAAAAAAGTCAATTGGTTATGCGACATAGAAACACAAATACCTTGGCTAAGCTTTTCTAATTTTTTATTACGTTTAGAGCCTCTCATTGCAAAACAAATAGCTCCTTTATGCTGGATTAAATACCCCAATGGTATTACTAAAAAATGTTTTGTAGTATGGTGGACTTAA
- the nrfH gene encoding cytochrome c nitrite reductase small subunit, which yields MANHFLPDKNSKWLPISIVILGSIVGLGLFLAKESEIVSYMTDDPKACVNCHVMTSEYNSWMHSSHREMASCNDCHVPHDNIANTYYFKAKDGLYHASVFTMRMEPQVITMKEASAEVVQQNCVRCHEQQITDPKLSSWVESHKTNRTERQCWSCHQEVPHGKVHGLNSTRYTIAPIPTDQEKDVVPEWLKKEIKNN from the coding sequence TTGGCAAATCACTTTCTTCCGGATAAAAATTCTAAATGGCTACCAATATCCATCGTAATTTTAGGTAGTATTGTTGGGCTTGGATTGTTTCTAGCTAAAGAATCGGAAATTGTCTCTTACATGACAGACGACCCTAAAGCTTGTGTTAATTGCCACGTTATGACTTCTGAATATAATAGTTGGATGCATAGTTCGCATAGAGAGATGGCATCATGTAACGATTGCCATGTCCCTCACGATAATATTGCAAATACCTACTATTTTAAAGCGAAAGATGGTTTGTATCATGCCTCGGTGTTTACCATGCGTATGGAGCCTCAAGTCATTACAATGAAAGAAGCTTCGGCAGAGGTGGTTCAACAAAATTGTGTACGCTGCCACGAACAACAAATTACAGACCCTAAATTATCGAGTTGGGTTGAATCTCATAAGACCAACAGAACAGAGCGCCAATGTTGGAGCTGTCATCAAGAAGTTCCACACGGAAAAGTTCACGGATTAAATAGTACAAGATATACCATAGCACCTATTCCAACCGATCAAGAGAAAGATGTTGTTCCTGAATGGTTGAAAAAAGAAATTAAAAATAATTAA